The Sulfurimonas sp. genome includes the window TAGCAAATTTTAAAGCTTCACAAGTTGCTTGAGTTGCTTCAATTTTTAAATCATCAAAACTAACTTTATTTTTTTGTATGTATTCTTCAAGTTCTTTTGTTGTATCAAGGTTATAGCATTTCAAAACTGCACTATCTTTTATATTCATATCTTCATATATTGTTAAAAAATCCTCAACCGTATCTGATTGAAGGAGACTATTCATATTTTCATTAAAGGGAAGCATTTTATCATTTATTTCTTCTAAAACATCTTCATCTTCAACTTCACTAATCAACTCTTGCATCTCTTTATTTATATCATTAATCGTTGTCAATATTTTTCCTTGTTATATTATTATTTGCGGAGTAACTATAACTCCGTCAGTATCAGCATAAAGATAATCTCCATCTTTAAAGCCAACTCCACCAAATGAAAGATGAATATTTCTTTCCCCACTAGTTATAGGAATATACTTTCTAGGACAAGTCCCAAGAGCATAGAGAGCAACAGGAATATCTTTTATTTGAAAAGTATCTCTGATATAACCATTTACAACAATTCCTGCATAGTTGTTTTTATGTGCAAACTTCATCAGATTTTCACCAACTACTGCAAAATAATCTTCTCTCACATCAACAACAACAACTTTTCCCTTTCCATCTTCATCACGAAGTAATTTTATTAAATCTGAATTATTTTTATCTAGTTTTATTGTTACAACTTCGCCTTTACACTTATTTGCTCCACCATAGTTTTTATATTGTGGATCAAGTACAAAAACCTTTTCTATATGCTCATCGCAAATATCTGCTGTAAAAAAGTCCATAAATATATCCTCTTTATTCAATTATGGATGTATTCTAGCACCTTATAACCTAGTTTTTACATAAATTTTGCTATCTTTACATCTATAAAATATGAATAGGTATAAAATATATGAAAGTAGTTACAGGCGTAGTTGGAAATGATATACATGTCGTTGCAAACAGACTTATAGAGCTATCTTTAAACTCAAGAGGTTTTGAAGTATTTAATCTAGGTGTAAACACCTATTTAGAAGAATTTTTTGACGCTGTTGTTGAAACTGGTGCAGATGTACTTCTTATTTCTTCACTTAATGGCGAAGCGGAAGGTTGGGCAAGAGAGGTCAAACTTTTAAAATCAAAATACAAGAGTTTAGATAATCTTGTAATGATGATAGGTGGAAACTTGGTTGTTGGAAGCGCTAGTGCTGATACAATAGTTCCAAAGTACAAAAAATATGGCTTTGATTTAGTTTTTCATCAAGTAGATTTAAACACTGGACTAGACACCTTAGAAGAGTTTTTAAAAGAGAGAAATAAATAATGAGTTTGCTCCAAGAAGAAAGAGAAATAATACTAAACAATGAATTTGTAGATAGTTTTGACTTCGCAGAAGTTGAAGACTTTGTACGAAATGCAAGTAAAGACCTGTTTATTTCACATGCTTTTAAAACACAAAAGAAAATGTTAGTTCAACCTCGTGGTGGTTTCCCAACTTATAAAAAGCAATACGCTTTAAATGAGTTTTTCATCGAAGCAAATGTAGATGTATTACCACTAACTATTGATTCAAATACTAGACTTAATGACTATGCTACTGCTAAAAAGATGCTTCGCCTTAGTGAAGAAAATGAAGTAGACATGCTAAACGGTTATCCTTTGGTAAATCATGGATATAGAACCACAAGAAAGATGATAACACACTTCAACAAGCCTGTAAGCCTAAGACATGGAACTCCAGATGCTAGACTTTTAATAGAAACTGCTATAGCATCTGGTATTTTTGAGATAGAAGGTGGACCGATTACTTATCTTCTTCCTTATTCAAAAAACTTTCCTCTTGATAAAGCATTTTTATATTGGAAATATGTTGAAAGAGTATGTGCAAACTACTCAAAACTAAATGAGCCTATAAATAGAGAATCATTTGGTCCTCTGACAGCTACTTTAGTTCCTCCTGCAATAACTATAGTTATACAAATATTAGAAATGATGCTTTCACTAGAAGAGGGTGTTAAATCTTTTTCTGTTTCTTTTTCTCAAACAGGCTCAATGAATCAAGATATCGTAATGGGAGCAGTAATTAAAAAACTCTCTCGTCATTACGCGAAACAAATAAACTGTGAAGATGCAAATATACATCTAGTTTATCACCAGTGGATGGGAGCATTCCCTACAAACAAAAACTTTGCAGAACAACTAATCAATATGTCAACTATCATAGCATCTATGGTTGGTGCAGATAAAATAATAACAAAAACTAGAGAAGAAGCATCTGGAATTCCAACAAAAGAAGCAAATGCAAAAACTGTTGCAAATACTCAATACACTCTTGGCATACTAAATGGTCTTCCTAATATTGTAGATGCTGAGGAAGAAGAGATACTTACACTTGAGGTTCATGCTATCATGGAAGCCGTTCTTAACGACTCTGCTGATACTCTTTGGAGAAAAGTATTCAACTCTATTAAAAATGGAATCATCGATGTACCATTTTCTCCTCATATTATAAATCATAATGAAATGATTACAATAAGAGATGCCAAGAAAAATATTAGAATTATAAAAAGAGGAAATGTCCCTATACCAGATAGATGTTTTGAATACGAAAAGGCACAATGCGACCTCACAAAAGATACAACAAGTATAGTAAATGACATTATCCACGACATAGGAATCATGCAATGAGTAAACTTTTAATAGACATAGGAAGCACTTACTTTAAAGTATGCACAGAAGAAAGCATAGAGCAACACTTCAGAGATTTTAACAAAGATATACTTGATGATTTAACATATAAATGTGGTGAAACTATTCATAACTTTGAAAAAGATGATGTTTTTATTTGCTCATCTGCGAACGGAGGATTAAGCACCTTAATCATAGGAATAACAAATCTTTTTTCTCTAAAGTATGCTAAAAATATAGCCTTTAATTCTGGTATAAATATTATAGAAACAGTTTTGTATCAAAACATCAAAGAGTACTCTATTCCTAGTGATTTAATTGATGTTGTTATTGTTGCTGGAGGTATTGACTCATCTAGTTCTAAATTTGGTGATGATTTATATGATTATCTTGATAAACTAAACTACTCAAACATCGTATTTGTGGGAAGTGAAGAAGAATCTAACACATTAAATGAAAAAATAAATGACCTTATTATATTACCTAATATCATTGACAATAAACTCCATATTGTTGAGGAAAATCTTAAAGAATATCTAACAAATCTTTACCAAGCTGATATAGTTGGAAAAGAGGAAATAAAACACCTTTATGACATCACTTCAAATCAAATATTTTCTACACCTTATATTGTAAATAAAACACTGCCACTTATAAATACAAAGTTTGCTGTAGTTGACCCTTTTATCCTTATAGATATTGGTGGAGCAACAACAGATATACACTATTCAAAAGATTTAGTTGATGAGAATATAGTTACAAAAAATGAATACGACAGGCTTGTATTTAAAAAACTAGGCGTATATAAATCAAAAGAATCTTTGATTTTTGCAGCACAAAATAATGAGTTTGTATATGAGCTTTTAACATATCTAAAAGTTACAGAAAATATCTTTGAAGAGCAGAGTGAAAAAGCTACAAGAGTTTTAATGCAATTAGCTATATTTTTGGTTTTATGCAAAATGTCGCACTATAAAAAAGCCTACATAAACTTAAAACTACTCTCGATTAACTCTATCATTTTAACAGGCGGAATAACAAAAGTACTCTCTTCTTTAGAGATTGAAGACATCATCACATTTTTTTATAAAAAAATACTAAACTCAGAGCATAATCCAGCTACTATTTTAGATAGTAACTATGATATTTGGACTCTCGGAATAAAAGGAAACTAATATGTCAATAAATTGTATAAGAACATTAATTGAAGATGCACAAGTTACTCATAAAGATAAAATAGCTTTAGTTTTGAATGAAAAAAATATAACTTACGGTGAACTTTACACAAAAGTAAATCAGGTAGCTTACTATCTAAGTGAATTAAACTTACCAAAAGATTCAAGGATTGGCGTTTATTCAAACAAAGGTATAGAGCAAGTTATTGCAATTCTTGCTATTTTATCGACAGATTATATATTAGTTCCTCTTACAAAACTACTAAAACCAGAACAAATCGAGTACATCATTAATGACTGTGATATCAAATGTATAATCACAGATAAACTAAAACTCCAGAGCATTGAAGAGATAGATTTTAGTGGTCATATTATTTCGTATGAAACTACTGACAAGGAAATAGCTTCCTTTGAAGAGATTTTTAAATACTACAATAAACCTTATACTTGTGATATAAATGGGCATAACAACGCACTAATTACTTACTCTTTTGGTGTATCTGGAACTCCAAAAGGTATAGTTATTTCGCATAGAAACCTGATAGATTCTGCACGAGTCGTTTCTGGGTATTTAAACTTAAAAGAAGATGATGTTATTTCTGGTTTACTGATTTTCAACCTTGACTATGGGTTAAATCAAATTTTTTGTACGCTTTATAAAAGGGCAACTTTAGCTTTGCATAGATTTATACTAGCAGGAGATTTTTTTAACCACATCATAGATGACAGCGTAACTATAATTCCTCTAATGCCTATAAACATAACTCAAATGTTTGATGAAGAGATACAAAGACTACCAAGTGCTGAACTTTTTGAAAATGTAAAAACAATAACTTCATCTGGAGGAAATGCCACACACAAAATGATTTCTGAGTGTAAAAAACTTTTTAAAAATGCAGATTTTTATTCAATGCATGGCTTAACTGAAGCTTTTCGTTCAACTTATCTAGATC containing:
- a CDS encoding glutamate mutase L, whose product is MSKLLIDIGSTYFKVCTEESIEQHFRDFNKDILDDLTYKCGETIHNFEKDDVFICSSANGGLSTLIIGITNLFSLKYAKNIAFNSGINIIETVLYQNIKEYSIPSDLIDVVIVAGGIDSSSSKFGDDLYDYLDKLNYSNIVFVGSEEESNTLNEKINDLIILPNIIDNKLHIVEENLKEYLTNLYQADIVGKEEIKHLYDITSNQIFSTPYIVNKTLPLINTKFAVVDPFILIDIGGATTDIHYSKDLVDENIVTKNEYDRLVFKKLGVYKSKESLIFAAQNNEFVYELLTYLKVTENIFEEQSEKATRVLMQLAIFLVLCKMSHYKKAYINLKLLSINSIILTGGITKVLSSLEIEDIITFFYKKILNSEHNPATILDSNYDIWTLGIKGN
- a CDS encoding methylaspartate mutase yields the protein MSLLQEEREIILNNEFVDSFDFAEVEDFVRNASKDLFISHAFKTQKKMLVQPRGGFPTYKKQYALNEFFIEANVDVLPLTIDSNTRLNDYATAKKMLRLSEENEVDMLNGYPLVNHGYRTTRKMITHFNKPVSLRHGTPDARLLIETAIASGIFEIEGGPITYLLPYSKNFPLDKAFLYWKYVERVCANYSKLNEPINRESFGPLTATLVPPAITIVIQILEMMLSLEEGVKSFSVSFSQTGSMNQDIVMGAVIKKLSRHYAKQINCEDANIHLVYHQWMGAFPTNKNFAEQLINMSTIIASMVGADKIITKTREEASGIPTKEANAKTVANTQYTLGILNGLPNIVDAEEEEILTLEVHAIMEAVLNDSADTLWRKVFNSIKNGIIDVPFSPHIINHNEMITIRDAKKNIRIIKRGNVPIPDRCFEYEKAQCDLTKDTTSIVNDIIHDIGIMQ
- a CDS encoding AMP-binding protein; the encoded protein is MSINCIRTLIEDAQVTHKDKIALVLNEKNITYGELYTKVNQVAYYLSELNLPKDSRIGVYSNKGIEQVIAILAILSTDYILVPLTKLLKPEQIEYIINDCDIKCIITDKLKLQSIEEIDFSGHIISYETTDKEIASFEEIFKYYNKPYTCDINGHNNALITYSFGVSGTPKGIVISHRNLIDSARVVSGYLNLKEDDVISGLLIFNLDYGLNQIFCTLYKRATLALHRFILAGDFFNHIIDDSVTIIPLMPINITQMFDEEIQRLPSAELFENVKTITSSGGNATHKMISECKKLFKNADFYSMHGLTEAFRSTYLDPSQVEIRPDSIGKAIPDVELYVIDENGAECGVREVGELIHRGGYIYKGFWNAPEQNSQRFKSIQILKDVINLEGQLTDEIVVATGDYVYKDEEGYFYFVSRHDNMIKTRGFRVSPLEIESAVSKNIPQIEQCAIFSINNEQIEEEIIMIYSSPSEIAPKEILFELKKHLASYMIPSRVIYKKSLPLIQSDKNKINIDELKRELEV
- the rraA gene encoding ribonuclease E activity regulator RraA: MDFFTADICDEHIEKVFVLDPQYKNYGGANKCKGEVVTIKLDKNNSDLIKLLRDEDGKGKVVVVDVREDYFAVVGENLMKFAHKNNYAGIVVNGYIRDTFQIKDIPVALYALGTCPRKYIPITSGERNIHLSFGGVGFKDGDYLYADTDGVIVTPQIII
- the glmS gene encoding methylaspartate mutase subunit S; the protein is MKVVTGVVGNDIHVVANRLIELSLNSRGFEVFNLGVNTYLEEFFDAVVETGADVLLISSLNGEAEGWAREVKLLKSKYKSLDNLVMMIGGNLVVGSASADTIVPKYKKYGFDLVFHQVDLNTGLDTLEEFLKERNK